From the genome of Brevundimonas sp. NIBR11:
CTCCGCGTACCCGATCCGGCCGGGGCGGCGGAGATGTTCACGGGCATGGTCATGGGTCACGGCCACCTGCGCGGCATCCTCGGCGTGGAGGAGCCCCCCATCGACCAGTCGGGCCGCGCCCGCGAAACCGCCGATCGCTTCATCCGGGCTTTCGCGCCGTGACCGACCGGGCGTAAGGACAGTTTAATCCCGCCTTCCGCGCTCAGGCAAAGAGCGACCGCATCGCCTGTCCTCCGGCTGACCGAAGATTCGGACCAGGGGCGAGCGTAGCGCCCAAAAGAGAGTCTTTTTCCATGCTGATCGCCTACTCGTCCTGGCCCGAGATCGACGCCCGCCTAAAGGGCGGCGCGAAGACGATCATCGTGCCCATCGGCTCCAACGAGCAGCACGGGCCCACCGGCCTTCTGGGCACCGACTGGATGTGCCCAGAAATAATCGCCCATGCGGCCGAGAAGACCGACGACAGCCTGATCGTCGCCCCGACCTTCAACATCGGCATGGCCCAGCACCATCTGGCCTTCCCGGGTACGATCTCCTTGCGTCCCTCGACCTTCATGAGCGCCATCACCGACTGGATTTCGTCGCTGATCCGCCACGGGTTCGAGCGCATCTATTTCCTCAACGGCCACGGCGGCAATGTCGCGACCATCGAGGCGACCTTCTCGGAAATCTACGCCGAATGGTCCTTCGTCGAGGAGCAGCCGCCGATGGTGCTGAAGCTCCGGAACTGGTGGGACCTGCCGGGCGTCAACAGCCTGTGCAACCAGATCTTCCCGACCGGCCACGGCATGCACGCCAC
Proteins encoded in this window:
- a CDS encoding creatininase family protein, with translation MLIAYSSWPEIDARLKGGAKTIIVPIGSNEQHGPTGLLGTDWMCPEIIAHAAEKTDDSLIVAPTFNIGMAQHHLAFPGTISLRPSTFMSAITDWISSLIRHGFERIYFLNGHGGNVATIEATFSEIYAEWSFVEEQPPMVLKLRNWWDLPGVNSLCNQIFPTGHGMHATPSEIAVTQAAYPDRIKTADYSPKIAPSGPIRDALDYRARFPDGRIGSDPAQASPEKGQRIIDAAVPALIRDVAAFAQEVLPG